From the genome of Geobacter sp. SVR, one region includes:
- a CDS encoding HAD-IIIC family phosphatase: MDLIQSHIKTSFWRYEVQSTLFANRPSRLALQSIVQDVAGTKKIYVNVWRNHAFEPVASLIHPYVAYGCWQAEFQFSDYDDTLMFANHAPADVELIWLDSSRYLSNTSFAAWTEWLIARIKALRIATSSSIIVATWLENDAQRIELQTSFTSMPAVYFADVGAVCSEAGVNLIDSRSTVMAGTPVSNAAQPLIARKLACHWLPAVVFPPVKAVALDLDNTLHIGVLGEDGIQGVQLSQQHRDFQFFLKSLLQRGIFITLVSRNERPDVETLFNNRDDYPLKWGDFSVTEVSWGEKATAIKRIADTLRISPDAVLFVDDNPGELASVAAQIPQVHTVFANSDASLTQRAVEHYPGLWRWKIEDEDTKRVQDLRANAEREKIQVAAFDTVDYFRSLEVSLSYRYNPVDQLSRLADLCNKTNQFNLALRRFNQAELADRLKCVNACVASVHMKDRLSDSGVIAVLVCERENDQLIVEELCVSCRALGRQLEDSIIIGAIRNMPLFRGGSNVSFRVQHGPRNQPALKWLSLLLAMVEVPEPGCYTLQSELIENFVLTDGIALIKE; this comes from the coding sequence ATGGATTTAATTCAAAGCCACATAAAAACGAGTTTCTGGCGCTATGAAGTGCAATCTACTCTATTTGCGAACCGTCCTAGTCGACTTGCGTTGCAAAGTATTGTTCAGGATGTGGCAGGAACGAAAAAGATCTACGTTAATGTATGGCGCAACCACGCTTTTGAACCAGTTGCTAGCTTGATACACCCGTATGTTGCTTATGGTTGCTGGCAGGCCGAGTTCCAGTTCAGTGACTACGATGATACACTGATGTTTGCAAATCACGCTCCGGCGGATGTTGAACTAATCTGGCTCGACAGCAGTCGTTATCTTTCTAATACGAGTTTCGCGGCATGGACCGAGTGGTTGATCGCCAGAATAAAAGCATTGCGGATCGCCACCAGCTCATCGATTATTGTTGCCACCTGGCTGGAAAATGATGCTCAGCGGATTGAACTACAAACATCCTTCACGTCAATGCCAGCAGTTTATTTTGCAGATGTCGGTGCTGTCTGTAGTGAAGCTGGTGTTAATCTGATCGATTCACGCAGTACCGTAATGGCCGGTACGCCTGTAAGTAATGCTGCACAGCCGCTAATAGCACGGAAACTAGCTTGTCACTGGTTACCCGCGGTAGTGTTCCCCCCAGTGAAAGCAGTGGCACTTGACCTTGACAATACGCTGCATATCGGGGTTTTGGGCGAAGACGGAATTCAAGGAGTCCAGCTTTCGCAACAACACCGTGATTTTCAGTTCTTTTTGAAATCACTGCTGCAACGCGGAATTTTTATCACACTAGTGTCCCGTAATGAGCGTCCAGATGTTGAAACACTATTTAACAATCGTGACGATTATCCACTGAAATGGGGTGATTTCTCGGTCACAGAAGTGTCATGGGGGGAGAAGGCCACCGCCATCAAACGTATTGCCGACACATTACGTATATCACCAGACGCAGTGCTTTTTGTCGATGACAATCCTGGCGAGTTAGCTTCAGTTGCGGCACAAATACCACAAGTACATACTGTGTTTGCTAATTCGGATGCCAGCCTGACACAACGGGCTGTGGAACATTACCCTGGTTTATGGCGTTGGAAAATCGAAGACGAAGACACAAAGCGGGTTCAGGATCTGAGGGCCAATGCTGAGCGCGAAAAAATACAGGTTGCAGCGTTTGATACTGTAGACTATTTCCGTAGCCTGGAAGTTTCGCTGTCTTACCGCTACAATCCTGTTGACCAACTGTCCAGACTAGCCGATTTGTGCAATAAAACCAACCAGTTTAATCTTGCGCTACGTCGTTTCAATCAAGCCGAATTAGCAGACCGCCTCAAGTGCGTTAATGCTTGCGTGGCCAGTGTGCATATGAAGGACCGCCTATCTGATAGCGGCGTGATTGCTGTGCTCGTATGCGAGCGTGAAAATGATCAGCTAATTGTTGAAGAATTATGTGTTAGTTGTCGCGCCTTAGGACGTCAGTTGGAAGATTCGATTATAATTGGTGCAATTCGAAATATGCCGCTATTTAGAGGGGGTAGTAACGTTAGCTTCCGGGTACAACATGGACCTCGTAATCAACCAGCGCTTAAATGGTTGTCGCTTTTGCTAGCTATGGTAGAGGTACCGGAACCAGGATGTTACACTCTGCAGTCTGAACTGATAGAAAACTTTGTTTTGACCGATGGTATCGCCTTAATCAAGGAGTAA
- a CDS encoding acyl carrier protein: protein MQRNQIEQAVLNVLEAFLKCQLKLGDEISRQNTADWDSLKHMEIMFALEEELGVEFSEEELAKLDSAVKIVDAVLAKHAA from the coding sequence ATGCAGCGCAATCAGATTGAACAAGCAGTGTTGAACGTACTTGAAGCGTTTCTCAAGTGCCAGCTAAAGTTAGGTGACGAAATTTCTCGCCAGAATACTGCCGATTGGGACTCGCTGAAGCACATGGAAATTATGTTTGCTCTCGAAGAAGAATTGGGTGTTGAATTTTCAGAAGAAGAATTGGCCAAGCTTGACAGTGCGGTCAAGATTGTTGACGCGGTGCTGGCCAAACATGCGGCATAA